The window GAAACGGATCGTCGCTGGGCGGTTGTACGGGCTGGCCACGGTTGATATTGCCCCGAAGCTGCCCATCATCGGAGAGGGCGGTGCAGGCGGCAGGCTGCCCAACTTTGAAAAGGTCATTGAGGTCTGGCCGGACGTAATCATCACTATGGGACAGGATACGACCCAGGTGAAAAACATTCAGGAGAAGACCGGCATCCCGGTTTACTCCTTGAACTACGGTACACCGGGCATTCTTGATGTGCAGAGTGTGCGCACCGCACTGACCCATCTGGGTAAGCTGCTGGGACGGAGTGAACGGGCAACCCAACTCATTGCGACCATTGACCAACTCCAGGCGGATCTGGCCCAGCGAACTGCGGGCATTAGTAAAAAGGAACAACGTGCAGCCTATATCGGGGCTATCTCCTTTAAGGGTGCCCACGGGATTACCAGCACTGAGGCTGCCTATGCGCCGCTGACATGGGCAGGTGGTAAAAATATGGCTGCGGCAATCAACAGGCCCGGTCATGTTTTCATTGATCCAGAACAAATCCTGGCCTGGAACCCGGAGATCATTTTTCTTGATGCGGGCGGTCTGGAAACCGTGCAGCAGGATTACCAGAAAAAGACCGCCTTTTACCAACAGCTCAAGGCTGTCCAAAAGCAGCAGGTCTATCTGGTCATGCCCTATAACCTCTACCACACCAATATCGAGATTGCCTATGCGGATGCCTATGTCATCGGCAAGACCCTGTACCCGGATCGTTTCCAGGATATTGAGCCAGCGAGCAAGGCGGATGAGATCTTTCAGGCCTTTATCGGTATAAAGGGGTATGAAGCCCTGAAAAAGGAATACGGCGGCTTTCAGCAGCTGGTACTCGGAAACTAAGCGGGAACTGTGACGATGTCCTCTGTCAACTCCTCCCTTGCTGAGGATTACCTCCGCCTCCTCCGCAGGAAGAACCTGTTCAGCTTCAGTTTGCTGATGCTGCTCACCCTTGCAGCCGGGCTTTCCCTTCATACCGGTTCCCTGGCTTTGCCCTGGCGCGAGATCCTCTCGGCCTTGGCTGATTGGGAAACCACAGGCCGCACTGCCCATGTCATCCAGCAGATCCGCCTGCCCAGAACGGCAGCAGCGGTCCTGGCTGGCGGTAGCCTCGGTATAGCCGGAGCCGTGATGCAGAATGTGCTGAAGAATCCGCTGGCCTCTCCCTTTACCATCGGAGTTTCCCAGGGAGCCGCCTTTGGTGCGGCCTTTGCCATTATCTTCCTCGGGGCAGGGCAGACCCATTCCGCCTCGTCCGGCGCATCTGCGGCGGTCAGCATCAGTCTGCCTAACCTGGTGGTGCTCTGTGCCTTTGCCGGGTCCCTGCTGGCAGTGCTCTTTATCCTGCTGCTCGCCTCACTCAAGGGTGTGAGCACTGAGGCCGTGATCCTGGCCGGGGTGGCCTTGTCCGCCTTTTTCGGGGCTGCCACCATGCTGCTCCAGTATTTTGCCGATGATATCCAGGTGGCGGCCTCGGTCTTCTGGACCTTTGGTGATCTGGGCAAAGCGGGCTGGACCGAAAACATCCTGATCGGGATCACCGTGGTCCTGGCCTTTGCCTTTTTCCTGGTCGGGCGCTGGGAGCAGAATGCCCTGCTCTGGGGGGATGAGGTGGCGGCCAGCCTCGGCATCCGGGTGCGGAACCTGCGCATCACGGCCATGCTCTTCTCCGCCCTGACCGTGGCCGTGACCACTGCCTTTCTCGGCATAATCGGCTTTATCGGCCTGATGGCCCCCCATCTGGCCCGCCTCTTTGTGGGCAACGACTACCGCTACCTGCTCATCTCCTCGGCCTTGACTGGAGCCCTGCTGCTGCTTATCTCAGACATCATTGCCCGCAGCCTGATTCCGCCGGTCATTCTGCCGGTGGGCATTATCACCTCCTTTGCCGGAGCACCGCTCTTTCTCTATCTCCTGACCCGGAGGCGCAAGAACTAACTATGCTGGCACTTGATCAACTCTCCTTTGCCTTTAACGGCAGGCCCATCCTCCAGGATATCAGCTTTCGCCTGGGACGGGGTGAGATGGCAGCCCTGCTGGGCGTGAACGGATCGGGCAAGTCCACCCTGCTCAAGACCATCAACGGTATCCTCAAGCCCAAACAGGGCACGGTGCTGGTGGAGGGCGTGT is drawn from Candidatus Electrothrix aestuarii and contains these coding sequences:
- a CDS encoding ABC transporter substrate-binding protein; this encodes MKNTLITIATTLVLIGFVVGTAGAGTRTLTDMNGRTVTVPDKIRTVAPLGSALRFLVYMQSLDLVKGMERIEQKRIVAGRLYGLATVDIAPKLPIIGEGGAGGRLPNFEKVIEVWPDVIITMGQDTTQVKNIQEKTGIPVYSLNYGTPGILDVQSVRTALTHLGKLLGRSERATQLIATIDQLQADLAQRTAGISKKEQRAAYIGAISFKGAHGITSTEAAYAPLTWAGGKNMAAAINRPGHVFIDPEQILAWNPEIIFLDAGGLETVQQDYQKKTAFYQQLKAVQKQQVYLVMPYNLYHTNIEIAYADAYVIGKTLYPDRFQDIEPASKADEIFQAFIGIKGYEALKKEYGGFQQLVLGN
- a CDS encoding iron ABC transporter permease yields the protein MSSVNSSLAEDYLRLLRRKNLFSFSLLMLLTLAAGLSLHTGSLALPWREILSALADWETTGRTAHVIQQIRLPRTAAAVLAGGSLGIAGAVMQNVLKNPLASPFTIGVSQGAAFGAAFAIIFLGAGQTHSASSGASAAVSISLPNLVVLCAFAGSLLAVLFILLLASLKGVSTEAVILAGVALSAFFGAATMLLQYFADDIQVAASVFWTFGDLGKAGWTENILIGITVVLAFAFFLVGRWEQNALLWGDEVAASLGIRVRNLRITAMLFSALTVAVTTAFLGIIGFIGLMAPHLARLFVGNDYRYLLISSALTGALLLLISDIIARSLIPPVILPVGIITSFAGAPLFLYLLTRRRKN